A region of Pseudarthrobacter sp. NIBRBAC000502770 DNA encodes the following proteins:
- a CDS encoding carbohydrate kinase, with protein sequence MDYLKAACPDAQQPFDAIVVGEALIDVVTTPDSQVEHPGGSPANVAYGLGLLGVTTGLLTAIAPDDRGRTIENHLHRAGVTLLPGSKSLTRTPTATATLGPDGSAAYDFDIRWQLPRATPACFPQILHTGSIATFLNPGAGAVKTLLEQAHKHCTITYDPNIRPSLLGSHAEAKATFEAIGALTDVVKLSDEDAQWLYPAKTLEETAQHILRLGAGLAVITKGAAGSQFTSPSASITIPAVKATVADTIGAGDSYMAALILGLLTRGTEGFAPAVMEQLGRTAAAAAAITVQRAGANPPTLDELTAAVEAHASESTAFACDQA encoded by the coding sequence ATGGATTACCTCAAAGCAGCCTGCCCCGACGCCCAGCAGCCTTTTGACGCCATCGTTGTCGGCGAAGCGCTGATCGACGTGGTCACCACCCCGGACAGCCAGGTTGAGCATCCTGGCGGATCGCCCGCCAATGTCGCCTATGGCCTCGGTCTCCTGGGGGTTACCACGGGATTGCTCACGGCCATTGCACCCGATGACCGGGGAAGAACCATAGAGAACCACCTCCACCGGGCAGGGGTGACACTTCTGCCCGGATCAAAGTCCCTCACCCGCACCCCAACAGCGACCGCAACCCTCGGACCCGACGGATCCGCCGCATACGACTTCGACATCCGCTGGCAGCTCCCAAGAGCAACGCCTGCCTGTTTCCCCCAAATCCTGCACACCGGTTCCATCGCCACCTTCCTCAACCCCGGCGCCGGTGCCGTCAAAACCCTGCTCGAACAAGCCCACAAGCATTGCACCATCACCTACGACCCGAACATCAGGCCATCGCTGCTTGGCAGCCACGCCGAAGCGAAGGCAACCTTCGAAGCAATCGGCGCACTGACCGACGTCGTTAAACTCAGCGACGAGGACGCCCAGTGGCTCTACCCCGCGAAAACACTGGAAGAAACCGCTCAGCACATCCTCCGCCTCGGCGCCGGGCTGGCGGTGATAACCAAAGGTGCTGCCGGCTCCCAATTCACCTCGCCGTCCGCGAGCATCACCATTCCCGCCGTCAAAGCGACGGTGGCGGACACGATCGGCGCCGGCGACTCCTACATGGCCGCACTGATCCTGGGCCTGCTCACCCGCGGCACCGAGGGCTTTGCCCCCGCCGTCATGGAGCAGCTGGGACGCACAGCAGCCGCAGCAGCGGCCATCACCGTGCAGCGCGCCGGTGCGAACCCGCCCACTCTGGACGAACTGACAGCTGCTGTCGAAGCACACGCCTCCGAATCAACCGCTTTCGCATGCGACCAGGCATAA
- a CDS encoding glycoside hydrolase family 32 protein, producing MRPTYHFSVPDNWKNDPQRPIYIDGEYHYYYLYNADYLQGGGGTSWRRATTTDHVSFRDRGVAIPKFSNGNGDCWSGCLVIDERNTAGYGENAVVALVTQAPQGRQAQYLWYSTDRGRSFQPGGTAPVLPNPGVQDFRDPKVIWDADRGQWFMVNAEGQKLGFYTSANLRSWRRVGEFVRTDLGLLECPDLFRMTADDGTSHWILGTSANGKGRGLPATYAYWTGAFNGITFAPDHAEPEWLDYGYDFYGAVTYPHHDASGAEDATLRRALGWANFWDYPHNTPTLATDAYNGDDMIVRDIRLKKADGSYHLVSTPTTGLANHIKRTHRLGDVKVTGTHDLDISSLAYDLTCELVWDPAAPPSNIGLEICRASGGGRHVAAGAFLRGPFAYVNRRPTINPTGGESQTPIDPSAGRLTLRLLVDRTSVEMFVGDGRVVHSHRVFPLEGDNNIRLYANDGTATFSDLTINEINATT from the coding sequence ATGCGCCCGACCTATCACTTCAGCGTCCCCGACAACTGGAAGAACGACCCCCAGCGGCCCATCTACATCGACGGCGAATACCACTACTACTACCTCTACAACGCCGACTACCTCCAGGGCGGCGGCGGCACATCGTGGCGCCGTGCCACCACCACCGACCACGTCTCCTTCCGCGACCGTGGCGTGGCCATCCCCAAGTTCAGCAACGGCAACGGTGACTGCTGGTCAGGCTGTCTCGTCATCGACGAACGAAACACCGCCGGCTACGGTGAAAACGCCGTCGTAGCCCTCGTGACCCAGGCACCCCAGGGCCGCCAAGCCCAATACCTCTGGTATTCAACTGACCGTGGGCGCTCGTTCCAACCTGGTGGGACGGCGCCGGTACTTCCAAACCCAGGCGTACAGGACTTCCGCGACCCGAAAGTCATCTGGGACGCCGACCGCGGGCAGTGGTTCATGGTCAACGCCGAAGGGCAGAAGCTCGGCTTCTACACATCTGCCAACCTGCGTTCCTGGCGGCGGGTCGGCGAATTCGTCCGGACGGACCTGGGGCTGCTGGAGTGCCCGGACCTTTTCCGCATGACCGCCGACGACGGTACTTCGCACTGGATCCTGGGCACCAGCGCCAACGGCAAAGGCCGTGGACTGCCGGCAACATACGCATACTGGACAGGAGCCTTCAACGGAATCACGTTCGCTCCCGACCATGCCGAGCCGGAATGGCTGGACTACGGCTATGACTTCTACGGAGCAGTGACCTACCCCCATCACGACGCGTCCGGCGCGGAGGATGCCACCCTGCGCAGGGCGCTTGGCTGGGCGAACTTCTGGGACTACCCCCACAACACTCCCACCCTGGCGACCGACGCGTACAACGGTGATGACATGATCGTGCGCGACATCCGGCTCAAGAAGGCAGACGGAAGCTACCATCTCGTCTCAACCCCCACCACCGGCCTGGCCAACCACATCAAACGCACCCACCGCCTCGGGGACGTCAAGGTCACGGGAACGCATGACCTCGATATCAGTTCACTTGCCTATGACCTGACCTGCGAGCTTGTCTGGGACCCGGCGGCCCCTCCGTCCAATATCGGCCTTGAGATCTGCCGTGCATCCGGTGGCGGCCGGCACGTTGCCGCCGGTGCGTTCCTCCGCGGCCCCTTCGCCTACGTCAACCGGCGACCCACCATCAACCCCACTGGCGGGGAAAGCCAAACACCTATCGATCCCTCGGCAGGGCGCCTCACACTCCGCCTCCTGGTGGACCGGACCAGCGTCGAAATGTTCGTCGGAGACGGACGGGTGGTGCACTCACACCGCGTGTTTCCCCTGGAAGGTGACAACAACATCCGGCTCTACGCCAACGATGGAACGGCCACCTTCAGTGACCTCACGATCAACGAGATCAACGCGACGACTTAG